One genomic segment of Bradyrhizobium prioriisuperbiae includes these proteins:
- a CDS encoding IclR family transcriptional regulator: MKKDGIRRKPVELHAPAEHDADARDGGVQSVDRALLLIETLAEDDEGYRLTDLAVRTGLSPSTVHRLLTTLEKRRFVQFDRSESIWYIGARSFSVGTTFLRRRSFSAQALPFLRKLRDQTRETANLAVVDDGSVMIVNRAESREIMRTVTKVGGRVPMVASGLGKAVLSTYSEDEVHAVIRRQGMPKLTAKSVVRAGELCKILQTIREQGYSVDDEEAVMGLRCVSAVVYDDRSEPLAAISVSGTTARVPVDRLPVLGKIVRDVAQELTTALGGVVPVVIRTA; the protein is encoded by the coding sequence ATGAAGAAAGACGGTATCCGGCGCAAGCCGGTGGAACTCCATGCGCCGGCCGAGCACGACGCCGATGCCAGGGACGGTGGCGTGCAGTCGGTCGACCGCGCACTGTTGCTGATCGAAACCCTTGCCGAGGATGACGAAGGCTATCGGCTGACCGATCTCGCCGTCCGCACCGGCCTGTCGCCCTCCACCGTGCACCGCCTGCTCACCACGCTGGAAAAGCGCCGCTTCGTGCAGTTCGACCGCAGTGAGTCGATCTGGTATATCGGCGCCAGGAGTTTCTCCGTCGGCACCACCTTCCTGCGCCGCCGCAGTTTCTCTGCCCAGGCGCTACCGTTCCTGCGCAAGCTGCGCGACCAGACCCGGGAGACCGCGAATCTCGCCGTGGTCGATGACGGCTCCGTCATGATCGTCAACCGGGCCGAGAGTCGCGAGATCATGCGCACGGTCACCAAGGTCGGCGGCCGCGTGCCGATGGTGGCCTCGGGCCTCGGCAAGGCGGTGCTGTCGACCTATTCCGAAGACGAGGTCCATGCGGTGATCCGCCGCCAGGGCATGCCGAAGCTGACGGCGAAGTCCGTGGTGCGCGCCGGCGAGCTCTGCAAAATCCTGCAGACCATCCGCGAGCAGGGCTATTCAGTGGACGACGAGGAAGCGGTGATGGGCCTGCGCTGCGTGTCCGCGGTGGTCTATGACGACCGTAGCGAACCGCTGGCGGCCATCTCCGTGTCGGGCACCACCGCGCGCGTGCCGGTCGACCGGCTTCCGGTGCTTGGCAAGATCGTGCGCGATGTGGCGCAGGAACTGACCACGGCGCTCGGCGGTGTGGTGCCAGTGGTGATACGGACGGCGTAA
- a CDS encoding winged helix-turn-helix domain-containing protein has protein sequence MKELRFGDLAFDEAFLCARRDSGEEIRFTRSERALLEMFTRHVGQVLSRSRLLDAIAHVGSDASDRNIDFLINRVRGKLGDSTRERAWIATQYGEGYVWIAKPATELPDDAFVLIGPVFGHSQASSTGTAHDFLDRLQHALDELTAADQAIVVAPRWRPGDALPRHVRFSLDVSFHADARGLHCAAVLRDGASRHIVQSRRLLLGDAATLQSQATEAAAAFKTAIWQRLSLVPESLAGPTDEPLGVRMHSAATLLTRSPQSWLESEALLKRVRADDPANPQTAVMWATHLYNRQLLSGVHGALTADERTAMESEIEALVFDNLAAVQHDPVMVLSAAKLLFFIDRGHMDFAEALAEQAFAASTAFAAAFSVLGQIRMFRGRIAEALELFDRGIEMAEPRSEFHVFLMMVKCFALLAANERATLDATRTQLYAIRPIIRAQLGHYWAAADENIVTDLQRFDAAQIRNGVIYLHYVHARGFRQPMHRENVMRGFIAHATRRFGPTIVPDEIWPSVPGLMPDDGGSRQRA, from the coding sequence ATGAAAGAACTGCGTTTCGGCGATCTCGCGTTCGACGAAGCGTTCCTGTGTGCCAGGCGCGACAGCGGCGAGGAGATCAGGTTCACCCGCTCCGAGCGGGCGCTGCTCGAGATGTTCACCCGCCATGTCGGGCAGGTGTTGTCACGCTCCCGGCTGCTCGACGCCATTGCGCATGTCGGCTCCGACGCCTCCGACCGCAACATCGATTTCCTGATCAACCGGGTGCGTGGCAAGCTCGGCGACTCCACCCGCGAGCGGGCCTGGATCGCGACGCAATATGGCGAGGGTTACGTCTGGATCGCAAAGCCGGCGACCGAACTGCCGGATGACGCCTTCGTGCTGATCGGCCCGGTGTTCGGACACAGTCAGGCATCATCGACCGGCACCGCACATGATTTTCTCGATCGGTTGCAGCACGCGCTTGACGAGCTGACCGCCGCAGACCAGGCGATCGTGGTCGCGCCGCGATGGCGCCCGGGCGACGCCTTGCCGCGGCATGTGCGCTTTTCGCTCGATGTCTCCTTCCATGCGGACGCGCGCGGCTTGCATTGCGCCGCGGTGCTGCGCGACGGGGCCAGCCGCCACATCGTGCAGAGCCGCCGGCTGCTGCTTGGCGATGCCGCCACATTGCAATCGCAGGCGACCGAGGCGGCGGCCGCGTTCAAGACGGCGATCTGGCAGCGGCTGTCGCTGGTACCGGAGAGTCTCGCCGGACCGACCGACGAGCCGCTCGGCGTGCGGATGCACAGTGCCGCAACGCTGCTGACGCGTTCACCGCAAAGCTGGCTCGAAAGTGAGGCGCTGCTGAAGCGTGTGCGCGCGGACGATCCGGCCAATCCGCAGACCGCGGTGATGTGGGCTACGCATCTCTACAACCGGCAGCTGCTGAGCGGCGTCCATGGCGCCCTCACCGCCGATGAGCGCACCGCGATGGAAAGCGAGATCGAAGCACTGGTATTCGACAATCTGGCGGCCGTGCAGCACGATCCGGTGATGGTGCTGTCGGCCGCCAAGCTGCTGTTCTTCATCGATCGCGGCCATATGGATTTCGCCGAAGCGCTGGCCGAGCAGGCCTTCGCCGCCAGCACGGCGTTCGCGGCCGCCTTCTCGGTGCTCGGCCAGATCCGGATGTTCAGGGGCAGGATCGCGGAAGCGCTGGAGCTGTTCGACCGCGGCATCGAAATGGCCGAACCACGCTCGGAATTTCATGTCTTCCTGATGATGGTGAAGTGTTTCGCGCTGCTGGCGGCGAACGAGCGCGCAACGCTCGACGCGACCCGGACACAACTTTACGCGATCAGGCCGATCATCCGGGCGCAGCTCGGCCATTACTGGGCAGCGGCGGACGAGAACATCGTCACCGACCTGCAGCGCTTCGATGCTGCGCAGATTCGCAACGGCGTCATCTACCTGCATTATGTGCATGCCCGCGGCTTCCGGCAGCCAATGCACCGCGAGAACGTGATGCGCGGGTTTATCGCGCATGCGACCCGGCGGTTTGGGCCAACGATCGTGCCGGATGAGATCTGGCCGTCAGTCCCCGGTCTCATGCCCGACGACGGCGGCTCACGACAGCGCGCCTAG
- a CDS encoding histidine phosphatase family protein yields the protein MAPQRIMFTRHAEKPYDADEATAAEAAEAEKDHKTDYLGVTSKGNNNKDSLIVRGWQRAGALVRFFCPNPANSQYPMIPPDTIFACAYGSGGGGSRRPKETVEPLAQMLTTAVFDTSIYRDDHKGLIDAVLACEGTVLVAWEHKAIPVLCGLIPGAPAVPQHWPGDRFDIVWVFDQAGASWTFSQWPQLLLSGDSPDPIPYTSKS from the coding sequence ATGGCTCCCCAACGCATCATGTTCACGCGACACGCCGAAAAGCCCTATGACGCCGACGAGGCGACCGCGGCCGAGGCAGCCGAAGCCGAGAAAGACCACAAGACGGACTATCTGGGCGTCACCTCAAAAGGCAATAACAACAAGGACAGCCTGATCGTGCGCGGCTGGCAGCGGGCGGGGGCACTGGTCCGCTTCTTCTGCCCGAATCCGGCGAACAGCCAATATCCGATGATCCCGCCGGACACGATTTTCGCCTGTGCGTATGGTTCTGGCGGCGGCGGAAGCCGGCGACCGAAGGAAACCGTCGAGCCATTGGCCCAGATGCTGACGACGGCGGTGTTCGACACCTCAATCTACCGGGACGACCATAAAGGGCTGATCGATGCCGTGCTCGCATGCGAAGGCACGGTGCTGGTGGCATGGGAGCACAAGGCCATTCCGGTGTTGTGCGGGCTGATCCCAGGCGCTCCGGCTGTCCCGCAGCACTGGCCCGGCGATCGCTTCGACATCGTCTGGGTGTTCGATCAGGCGGGAGCGAGCTGGACCTTCTCGCAATGGCCGCAGCTTCTGCTCTCCGGCGACAGCCCCGATCCGATTCCCTACACATCCAAATCGTAA
- a CDS encoding cytochrome b, which translates to MTTPTTYDPLLRKIHWATAILFIMAMLIGLYCGLQEPGTSPRRELLDVHKSLGVTLFALAILRVLVRLSTQAPPEPAGFGPMVRLAARLNHWALYLILFIMPVTGYMFSSAGGYSLRYFWIFSWPRLFAGNQAIAHAGETAHGFLAYVVYLVVTLHIAATLWHVLVKKDDTLTRMWPARSQT; encoded by the coding sequence ATGACGACACCAACGACTTACGACCCGCTGTTGCGCAAGATCCACTGGGCGACAGCGATCCTGTTCATCATGGCCATGCTGATCGGCCTCTATTGCGGCCTGCAGGAGCCGGGCACGTCACCGCGCCGTGAACTGCTCGACGTCCACAAATCGCTCGGCGTGACGCTGTTTGCGCTGGCGATCCTGCGCGTTTTGGTGCGCCTCTCGACCCAGGCTCCGCCCGAGCCGGCCGGGTTCGGACCGATGGTTCGGCTGGCCGCGCGGCTCAATCATTGGGCGCTGTATCTGATCCTCTTCATCATGCCGGTGACCGGCTACATGTTTTCCTCGGCCGGCGGCTATTCGCTGCGTTATTTCTGGATCTTCAGCTGGCCGCGGCTGTTCGCCGGCAATCAGGCGATCGCGCATGCCGGAGAGACCGCGCACGGCTTCCTCGCCTATGTTGTCTACCTTGTCGTGACGCTGCACATTGCAGCGACCCTCTGGCACGTTCTGGTCAAGAAAGACGATACCCTGACGCGGATGTGGCCGGCGCGCTCGCAGACATAG
- a CDS encoding aromatic ring-hydroxylating dioxygenase subunit alpha: MTDTIEAGTLDQWYVLDALTDIPSASRCHRLLGTDLVTRRGADGGIIVTAEAAPDPLPARERYGYLWTTLGKPERDVPSIPEADESDRRHVVCGAITVRSSGLRIVENFLDMAHFPFVHTDILGAEPHTEVRHYTTEIRRDIDEVWATDCEFFQPQAALSAAGGIVTQYMYRVAAPFVTLLYKTCPNAANRWDVICLFVQPLEQDHCRAHPVMFLIDDQSALTDLVQFQQLIFLQDRIILENQRPRLLPLEPRAEIPTRADASSVAYRRWLKEKGVVYGTSQRPARAATSSV; the protein is encoded by the coding sequence ATGACCGACACCATCGAAGCAGGCACTCTCGATCAATGGTATGTGCTCGATGCGTTGACCGATATTCCATCGGCGTCCAGGTGCCATCGCCTGCTCGGCACCGACCTCGTCACCCGCCGCGGCGCCGACGGCGGCATCATTGTGACCGCCGAGGCCGCGCCCGATCCGCTGCCGGCGCGCGAGCGCTACGGCTATCTCTGGACCACGCTCGGCAAGCCGGAGCGCGACGTACCGTCGATTCCCGAAGCCGACGAATCCGATCGCCGGCATGTGGTGTGCGGCGCGATCACCGTGCGCAGCTCGGGCCTGCGCATTGTCGAGAACTTTCTCGATATGGCGCACTTCCCGTTCGTCCACACCGACATCCTCGGCGCGGAGCCGCATACCGAGGTGCGGCACTACACCACCGAAATCCGCCGCGATATCGACGAGGTCTGGGCCACCGACTGCGAATTCTTCCAGCCGCAGGCGGCGCTGTCCGCGGCCGGCGGCATCGTCACGCAATACATGTATCGCGTCGCCGCTCCCTTCGTAACGCTGCTCTACAAGACCTGCCCGAACGCCGCCAACCGCTGGGACGTGATCTGCCTGTTCGTGCAGCCGCTCGAGCAGGACCATTGCCGGGCGCATCCGGTGATGTTCCTGATCGACGACCAGTCGGCGCTGACCGACCTCGTGCAATTCCAGCAGCTGATTTTCCTGCAGGACCGCATCATCCTGGAAAACCAGCGCCCGCGGTTGTTGCCGTTGGAGCCCCGCGCCGAAATCCCGACCCGCGCCGACGCGTCGTCCGTCGCCTACCGGCGCTGGCTGAAGGAAAAGGGTGTGGTGTACGGCACCAGCCAGCGCCCCGCGCGAGCCGCCACTTCAAGTGTCTAG
- a CDS encoding 8-oxoguanine deaminase has translation MTTLLVKNIDHLATFDNARRELKDGALLVRDNVIEAVGTTAELAHLTADRVLDLAGHLVMPGLVNTHHHMYQNLTRVMVQDDELFVWLTTLYPIWAELDDEAVYVSARVAMAELIQSGCTTSSDHLYIQPNNVRLDSTITAAQELGLRFHAARGAMSRGQSQGGLPPDNCVEKEEDILRDAERLIHAHHDARRHAMSRIVLAPCSPFSVTPGLMKEAAQLARTHTGVHLHAHLAEDLDEETYCRQVYGMRPVEFAASVDWLGPDVWFAHAIFLDSAEIRQFAETGTGMVHCPSANMRCGQGIAKIREMRDAGVTCGLGVDGSASNDTSNLFLEARLAQMLQRIAPSRYLSEAPGGRGGFGGSPKALSAREALEMATRGGAKLLGRDDIGHLAPGMSADFIAIRLNQLGLSGTQRDPLAAMIMCGPFKVDFSYINGREIIRRGEFCEHDVEASLAAHARIMKRIYEQ, from the coding sequence ATGACCACGCTGCTTGTCAAAAACATCGACCATCTCGCCACCTTCGACAATGCAAGGCGCGAGCTGAAGGACGGCGCCCTGCTGGTGCGCGACAATGTCATCGAGGCGGTCGGCACCACCGCGGAACTCGCGCATCTCACCGCCGATCGCGTGCTCGATCTCGCCGGACATCTGGTGATGCCCGGCCTGGTCAACACCCATCACCACATGTACCAGAACCTGACCCGGGTGATGGTGCAGGACGACGAGCTGTTCGTCTGGCTGACGACGCTGTATCCGATCTGGGCCGAACTCGACGACGAGGCTGTTTATGTCAGCGCCCGCGTCGCCATGGCCGAACTGATCCAGTCCGGCTGCACCACCAGCTCCGACCATCTCTACATCCAGCCCAACAATGTCCGCCTCGACTCGACCATCACCGCGGCGCAAGAGCTCGGCCTGCGCTTTCATGCGGCGCGCGGCGCGATGTCGCGCGGCCAGAGCCAGGGCGGCCTGCCGCCGGACAATTGCGTGGAAAAGGAAGAGGACATTCTCCGGGATGCCGAACGGCTGATCCACGCCCATCACGATGCGCGCCGGCATGCCATGAGCCGGATCGTGCTGGCGCCGTGTTCACCGTTCTCGGTGACGCCGGGGCTGATGAAAGAGGCCGCGCAGCTCGCGCGCACCCACACCGGCGTGCACCTGCACGCGCATCTGGCCGAGGATCTCGACGAGGAAACCTATTGCCGCCAGGTCTACGGCATGCGTCCGGTGGAATTCGCAGCCTCGGTGGACTGGCTCGGCCCCGACGTCTGGTTCGCCCACGCCATTTTCCTCGACAGCGCCGAGATCAGGCAATTCGCCGAGACCGGCACCGGCATGGTGCATTGTCCGTCCGCCAACATGCGCTGCGGCCAGGGCATCGCCAAGATCCGGGAGATGCGCGACGCCGGCGTGACCTGCGGGCTCGGGGTCGACGGCTCGGCCTCCAACGACACGTCCAACCTTTTTCTCGAGGCGCGGCTGGCGCAGATGCTTCAGCGCATCGCGCCCAGCCGCTACCTGTCGGAAGCGCCGGGCGGGCGCGGTGGTTTCGGCGGCAGCCCGAAGGCATTGTCGGCGCGCGAGGCGCTGGAGATGGCGACCCGCGGCGGCGCAAAGCTGCTGGGACGTGACGACATCGGCCATCTGGCGCCGGGCATGAGCGCCGACTTCATCGCCATCCGCCTCAACCAGCTGGGACTTTCCGGCACCCAGCGCGACCCGCTGGCCGCCATGATCATGTGCGGACCCTTCAAGGTCGACTTTTCCTACATCAACGGACGTGAGATCATCCGTCGCGGCGAGTTCTGCGAGCACGACGTCGAGGCATCGCTCGCCGCCCATGCCAGGATCATGAAACGCATCTATGAGCAGTAA
- a CDS encoding ABC transporter permease, with protein MDLIAGILQTSILAGGVLALAALGEVLAERVGVVNLGVEGLMALGAITGIATVVTTGSPVAGFLLALAVGLLFGMLFAAVTVYVRANQVLCGLALTLMGTGLAATIGKAYSGMPAPATFTPIALPYLSDIPVLGRAVFSQNILVYLIYFILPVLLHIIMFRTRHGLNLRAVGENPAAADAAGIAVQKIRFWYVTAGAALAAGAGAYLTLAFVPSWSEGVVAGRGWIAVALVIFAGYRPLNAVLAALLFGVITSLGFVGQARNWPIAAPILSMLPYLGTIAFIIVPVVAWRRMRQAMAAPAALGIPYYRDVR; from the coding sequence ATGGACCTGATCGCCGGCATTCTCCAGACGTCGATTCTCGCGGGCGGCGTGCTCGCCCTCGCCGCCCTCGGCGAGGTGCTGGCCGAGCGGGTTGGCGTGGTCAATCTCGGCGTCGAGGGGCTGATGGCGCTGGGCGCCATCACCGGAATTGCAACCGTGGTGACGACCGGCAGTCCCGTTGCCGGCTTCCTGCTCGCACTGGCTGTGGGTCTGCTGTTCGGAATGCTGTTTGCCGCTGTGACGGTCTATGTCCGCGCCAATCAGGTGCTGTGCGGCCTGGCGCTGACGCTGATGGGCACCGGCCTCGCCGCCACCATCGGCAAGGCCTATTCGGGGATGCCGGCGCCGGCCACGTTCACGCCGATCGCACTGCCCTATCTCAGCGACATCCCGGTGCTCGGCCGGGCCGTGTTTTCGCAGAACATCCTGGTCTATCTGATCTACTTCATCCTGCCGGTGCTGCTGCACATCATCATGTTCCGCACCCGGCACGGCCTCAACCTCCGCGCCGTCGGCGAAAATCCGGCGGCCGCCGACGCTGCCGGCATCGCGGTACAGAAAATCCGGTTCTGGTATGTGACGGCGGGCGCGGCCCTGGCCGCCGGCGCCGGCGCCTATCTCACACTGGCATTCGTGCCGTCATGGTCGGAAGGCGTGGTTGCCGGACGTGGCTGGATCGCGGTGGCGCTGGTGATCTTCGCCGGCTATCGCCCGCTCAACGCCGTGCTGGCCGCTCTGCTGTTCGGTGTCATCACCTCGCTCGGCTTCGTCGGACAGGCCCGCAACTGGCCGATCGCTGCCCCGATCCTGTCGATGCTGCCCTATCTCGGCACCATCGCCTTCATCATCGTTCCGGTGGTTGCCTGGCGCCGCATGCGGCAGGCGATGGCCGCGCCCGCCGCCCTCGGCATTCCCTATTATCGCGACGTCAGGTGA
- a CDS encoding ABC transporter permease, protein MAIRIQRLPSASPAVAFAARAAAIVLALVAAGLLLATGGAQPLKLAMQVLKSTFGSGFGLEDVGLLVTPLMLTGLSVAVALRIGAWNIGAEGQFYAGAFAATGVALFIPGPTIVMLPVMFAAGALGGLIWILVPTLARAYADVSELITTLLLNFVATLLVYYVSTGPWLDPGGHALATTARLKHNVPEFWGIVHWGFPLAMLLCVVVAAALGFTRWGYEVRIAGSNPQAAKYAGMPFRRHLIVVMLLSGAIAGIAGMLEVAGTVHRLQGGISNNFGYLGIMVAVLARGSCIGVIAGAALMAVILNSGIILQTQGLTTSTVLAITGLILFFTAIGDELAHYKITRSKPAKT, encoded by the coding sequence GTGGCGATCCGCATCCAGCGCCTGCCATCGGCCTCGCCGGCCGTTGCCTTTGCGGCCCGCGCCGCGGCAATCGTGCTGGCGCTGGTCGCGGCCGGGCTGCTGCTGGCCACCGGCGGCGCCCAGCCGCTCAAGCTCGCGATGCAGGTCCTGAAGTCGACATTCGGCTCCGGCTTCGGGCTCGAGGATGTCGGCCTGCTGGTCACGCCGCTGATGCTGACCGGGCTGTCGGTCGCGGTCGCCTTGCGCATCGGCGCCTGGAACATCGGAGCGGAGGGGCAGTTTTATGCCGGCGCCTTTGCCGCCACCGGCGTGGCCCTCTTCATCCCCGGCCCCACCATCGTGATGCTGCCGGTGATGTTCGCAGCCGGCGCCCTTGGCGGACTGATCTGGATCCTGGTGCCGACACTCGCCCGCGCCTATGCCGACGTCAGCGAACTCATCACCACGCTGCTGCTGAATTTCGTCGCCACGCTGCTGGTGTATTACGTCTCCACCGGCCCATGGCTCGACCCCGGCGGCCACGCGCTCGCCACCACCGCGCGGCTGAAGCACAACGTGCCCGAGTTCTGGGGCATCGTGCACTGGGGCTTTCCGCTGGCCATGCTGCTGTGCGTCGTGGTCGCGGCGGCGCTCGGCTTCACGCGCTGGGGCTATGAGGTCCGCATCGCCGGCTCCAACCCGCAGGCGGCGAAATATGCCGGGATGCCGTTCCGCCGCCACCTCATCGTGGTGATGCTGCTGTCGGGCGCGATCGCCGGCATTGCCGGAATGCTCGAAGTCGCCGGCACGGTGCACCGGCTGCAAGGCGGCATCTCGAACAATTTCGGCTATCTCGGCATCATGGTCGCGGTGCTGGCGCGCGGCTCCTGCATCGGCGTCATCGCGGGCGCGGCCTTGATGGCCGTCATTCTCAATTCCGGAATCATCCTGCAGACCCAGGGCCTTACCACCTCCACCGTGCTCGCGATCACCGGGCTGATCCTGTTCTTCACCGCGATCGGCGACGAGCTCGCGCACTACAAGATCACCCGCAGCAAACCGGCCAAAACCTAA
- a CDS encoding ABC transporter ATP-binding protein, producing MPLITERLSPSPGTPPVVLLKGIAKYFPGVIANQDVDLEVMPGEIHALLGENGAGKSTLMNILTGIYQPDAGEIIIDGYLKTFASPVEAIAAGIGMVHQHFKLVKAFTVAENIHLGWSQTPRAVSAQVLERRTAELAASLNLAVRPDARLSDLSTGEQQRVEILRVLTRNARVLILDEPTAVLTPAEARELFKALKEFVARGNAVIFISHKLDEVLEISDRITVLRGGRRVATEDTKNCSETMLAKLMVGHEIVLDNLRTRGPAAAAVSVEPMLSLRDITVRDDLGYAALKDVSLDIRAGEILGIAGVAGNGQKELSQALTGMRAISAGRIMVGGEDFSTASAATFADFGIGHIPEDRLHSGLAPALSVTDNGVMREYDRPPVSLGAWFRPWAATALARTIAQAASVTVPNFAMPIRNLSGGNQQRFVARREMRIASRVLVAAYPSRGLDVGAINTMMRYFVELRDTGVGIVVISEELEELLNLTDRIAVMFHGEIMGIVDTAAADIEQIGLMMGGQRAGVASRAAAGA from the coding sequence CAAGGGCATCGCGAAATATTTTCCCGGCGTCATCGCCAACCAGGATGTCGACCTGGAGGTGATGCCGGGAGAAATCCATGCCCTGCTCGGCGAGAACGGCGCCGGCAAATCGACGCTGATGAACATCCTCACCGGCATCTACCAGCCGGACGCCGGTGAGATCATCATCGACGGCTACCTGAAGACCTTCGCCTCGCCGGTCGAAGCCATTGCCGCGGGGATCGGGATGGTCCACCAGCATTTCAAGCTGGTGAAAGCCTTCACCGTCGCGGAGAACATCCATCTCGGCTGGTCGCAGACACCGCGCGCCGTCAGCGCGCAGGTGCTGGAACGGCGCACCGCGGAACTGGCCGCCTCGCTCAATCTCGCTGTCCGGCCCGACGCGCGGCTCAGCGACCTCTCCACCGGCGAGCAGCAGCGCGTCGAGATCCTGCGCGTGCTGACGCGTAACGCGCGGGTGCTGATCCTCGACGAACCCACCGCGGTGCTGACGCCCGCCGAAGCCCGCGAGCTGTTCAAGGCGCTGAAGGAATTCGTCGCCCGCGGCAACGCCGTGATCTTCATCAGCCACAAGCTCGACGAGGTGCTGGAGATTTCCGACCGGATCACGGTGCTGCGCGGCGGACGACGGGTCGCGACGGAAGACACCAAAAATTGCAGCGAAACCATGCTGGCGAAGCTGATGGTGGGGCACGAGATCGTGCTCGACAATCTGCGCACGCGGGGCCCCGCGGCGGCGGCCGTCTCGGTGGAGCCGATGCTCAGCCTGCGGGACATCACGGTGCGCGACGATCTCGGCTACGCGGCGCTGAAGGACGTGTCGCTCGACATCCGCGCCGGCGAAATCCTCGGCATCGCCGGTGTCGCCGGCAACGGCCAGAAGGAGTTGAGCCAGGCCCTGACCGGCATGCGCGCGATCAGCGCCGGCCGGATCATGGTGGGCGGGGAGGATTTCTCCACCGCCAGCGCCGCCACTTTCGCTGACTTCGGCATCGGCCACATTCCGGAGGACCGCCTGCACAGTGGGCTGGCGCCGGCGCTGAGCGTCACCGACAATGGCGTGATGCGCGAATACGATCGCCCGCCGGTATCGCTCGGAGCCTGGTTCCGGCCGTGGGCGGCCACCGCCCTCGCCCGCACCATCGCGCAGGCGGCCTCCGTGACGGTGCCGAACTTCGCCATGCCGATCCGCAACCTCTCGGGCGGCAACCAGCAGCGCTTCGTCGCCCGGCGCGAGATGCGCATCGCCTCGCGCGTGCTGGTCGCGGCCTATCCGAGCCGCGGCCTCGACGTCGGCGCCATCAACACCATGATGCGCTACTTCGTCGAACTGCGTGACACCGGCGTCGGCATCGTGGTGATTTCGGAGGAACTGGAAGAGCTGCTCAACCTGACCGACCGTATCGCGGTGATGTTCCACGGCGAGATCATGGGGATCGTCGACACCGCCGCCGCCGATATCGAGCAGATCGGCCTGATGATGGGCGGCCAGCGCGCCGGCGTGGCGTCTCGCGCCGCGGCGGGGGCGTGA